The stretch of DNA GTCGAGTCCATGGTCCGCGACCTGGTGGAGCTCACGGTCAATGACGTCCGCCAGCGAGAGCAGGAAGCCGTGCGGAAAAAGGCCGAGCAGAATGCCGAAGAGCGCATGCTGGATCTGCTTCTGCCCAAACCGGGGGCATCCCGCGAAGCGCTTGACCGGGACGGGGCGGCCCAGGGGGGGACGGTCGTCGTCGACGGGGTGGCCACGAGAGAGAAGCTGCGGGAAATGCTTAGAAAGGGAAGGCTGGACGACCGCTTCGTGGATCTCGATATTACCGAAAAGAGCATGCCCATGGTTGAAATTTTTTCCAATACCGGCATGGAGGAGATGGGCATCAACCTGAAGGACATGCTCGGCAATCTCATGCCCAGGAATAAAAAGCGGCGGAAGGTGCGCGTCAGGGAGGCGATGAAGACGCTGATCGAGGAGGAAGCCCAGAACCTCGTGGAGATGGACCGCGTGGTTCAACTGGCCATCGAAAAAGTCGAGGAGGCCGGTATCATCTTTCTGGACGAAATCGACAAGATCGCCGGCAAGGACAACCGCAGTGGGCCGGACGTTTCCCGGGAAGGCGTCCAGCGGGATCTTCTGCCCATCGTGGAAGGTTCGACGGTGACCACCAAGTACGGGCCGGTCAGAACCGACCACATTCTTTTCATCGGGGCCGGCGCTTTTCACACCGTCAAGCCGTCCGATCTCATTCCCGAACTCCAGGGGCGTTTTCCCATCAGGGTCGAGCTGGATTCCTTGGGCAGCGCCGAGTTCCACCGCATTCTGACCGAACCCAGGAACGCCCTGCTGCTGCAGTACATGGCGCTGTTGAGAACAGAGGGGGTGGAAATCGTGTTCGAGGACGAAGCCGTGGCCGACATCGCCTCGACAGCGGAAGAGGTCAACAACCTGACGGAGAACATCGGGGCCCGCAGGCTGCACACGCTCATGGAAAAGCTGCTTGAAGACATTCTTTTCGAAGCGCCCGATTTTGCGGGGAACCCAGACCTGTCCCACGCAACGGTTCAGGAAGGCAGGAAGATCGTCATCGGCGCCGCCTATGTGCAGGAAAAACTGAAAGACATCAAGGGCGATGAGGATTTGAGCAGGTATATTCTCTGAAAACAGGTATACGCTATAAGGGTATGCGGGGCCCCGGGTCTGCAAAACAGTTGACGGGATCAAAGTACTGATGAACATCCAACAGTGAACATAGAAAGATGAACATCGAATGAAAACGGCTTTAGGCTCTTTGCTTTACAGGCAATCATATGGACACCCCAAACGTAGCTGATATTTTGATCGAAGCGTTGCCCTACATCCGGCGTTTTTCGGGCATGACCATCGTGGTGAAGTACGGCGGACACGCCATGGTGGATGAACAGCTCAAAGAGGATTTCGCCCGGGATATAACCCTGCTGAAATTTGTCGGCCTGAACCCGGTAGTGGTGCACGGCGGCGGCCCGCAGATCAACCAGGTGCTGGACCAGATGGGCATCAGTTCGACGTTCGTCAAAGGCATGCGCCTGACGGATGAACCCACCATGGATGTCGTCGAAATGGTGCTGGGTGGAAAGGTAAACAAGTCCATCGTGGCCCAGATCAACAGCCAGGGCGGCAAGGCCGTGGGGTTGAGCGGCAAGGACGGCGGACTGATTCAGGCTGAAAAGCTGAAGATCCTGTTCCATGAGGACGAGGACAAGCCACCCGAGATCATCGATCCCGGGCTGGTGGGCGATGTGACCAGCGTCAATCCCGAAATCATCCACACCCTGACTTCCCGCGGGTTTATTCCCATCATTGCACCCGTGGGTGCCGGTTCGTCGGGGGAAACGTTCAATATCAATGCCGATGTGGTCGCCGGCAAGCTGGCAGCCGCCCTTTCCGCCGGCCGGCTGATTCTGATCACAGACGTCGACGGGCTGCTGGACGCAACCGGCAGGCTGGTGTCGACCCTGGACGGGGTACGGGCCAAACAGATGATTGCCGACAAAAGTATTTCCGGTGGGATGATCCCCAAAATGGAATGTGCGCTGGAGGCCCTGGCGCACGGCATCCAGAAAGTGCAGATGATCAATGGAAAAAGGCGCCATGCCTTGCTCCTGGAATTGTTTACGGACAGCGGTATAGGAACGGAGGTAATTCCATGAACAGCGATAAAACCATAAAAACCGCCGACAGCGTCATTGCCGCCACATACAAACGGTTCCCGTTGGTTTTCAGCAAAGGGCAGGGGGCGACCCTCTGGAATCCGGAAGGCCGTGCCTACACCGACTTCATCGCCGGTATTGCCGTCTGCAACCTGGGGCATGCCCATCCGGCGGTGGCTGAAGCGCTCGCCCGGCAGGCGGAACAGCTTCTGCATGTCTCGAACCTGTACTATACCGTCCCCCAGACCCAATTGGCCGCCTGGCTGGTGGCGCACAGTTTCGCCGACCGGGTTTTTTTCTGCAACAGCGGCGCCGAGGCCAACGAGGCCGCCATCAAGCTGTGCCGGAAATACTTCAGCGACAAGGGGCAGCCCGAGCGCTTCAGAATCATCGCCATGGAGAGGTCCTTTCACGGCAGGACCATGGCCACGCTCTCCGCGACAGGGCAGGACAAGATTAAGAAGGGGTTCGATCCGGTGCTGGAAGGATTTGATTTCGTTCCTTACAATGACATCGAGGCGTTGAAAGCCAAGCTCGGAAAAGCAACGGCGGCGGTTTTGCTGGAACCGATACAGGGTGAAGGGGGTGTAAGGTGTCCCGCCCCCGGTTATCTGGGGGCGGTTCGCGAGCTGTGCGATGCGAACGGCTGTCTGATGGTGTTGGATGAAGTTCAGACGGGCATGGGCCGAACCGGCAGACTTTTTGCGCATGAACACTACGACACGGCACCGGACGTCATGACCCTGGCAAAGGCGCTGGGAAACGGACTGCCCATCGGTGCCATGCTGGCCAGTGAAAAAGTGGCCGCCGCATTCGGGGCCGGGGCACATGCCACCACCTTTGGCGGCACGCCCATTGTTACGGCCGCTTCTCTGGCGGTAGTCACCACCATGGAGAGGGAAGGCATCGTGGAAAGGTGCAGGGAGAGGGGCCGGTACTTCAAGGCCAAGCTGGAAAGGCTGGCGGAAACGCACGGGGTCGTGGAGGACGTCCGCGGCGAAGGCTTGTTGCTGGGTATGAAACTCAATGGCGACGGGGACGCCGTTGTCAACGGGTGCATGGAGAAGGGCTTTTTGATCAATTGCATTCAGGGCAGCATATTGCGCTTTGCGCCGCCTCTCATCATTGAGGAAAGCGAGATCGACGGGCTAATTGCCTGCCTGGATGAAATTCTGGAAAGCGTGTGAGAAAGGAGAATGTCGTGTCAAAAGAGATAAACAAGGTCGTGCTGGCCTATTCCGGCGGGCTCGACACGTCGGTGATTTTAAAATGGCTTATCGAACAGTACCAATGCGAAGTCGTGACCTTTTCGGCGGATATCGGTCAGGACGACGATATGGAGCAGATCAGGAAAAATGCAGAGAAAACCGGTGCATCCAACATATATATCGATGACCTGAAAGAGGAGTTCGTCAGGGACTATGTGTTTCCGGCTTTTCGTGCCAACGCCATCTACGAGGGCCAGTACCTCCTGGGAACCTCCATCGCCCGGCCGCTCATTGCCAAACGACAGATAGAAATAGCCGCCGTCGAGAAGGCCGACGGCGTGAGCCACGGCGCCACCGGCAAGGGGAACGACCAGGTCCGTTTCGAGCTCGGCTATCTGGCTATCGACCCGCACATCAAGATCATTGCCCCCTGGCGTGAGTGGGACCTGAATTCGCGCACCGTTTTGATGGAGTTTGCCCGGAAGCACGGTATCGCGGTGCCGACAACGCACAAGAAACCCTACAGCACGGACGGCAATTTGCTGCACAAGAGCTACGAGGGTGGCGTGCTGGAGGACCCCTGGGCAAACGCGCCGGACGACATTTACACCCTGTCGGTTTCGCCGCAGGAGGCGCCGGACCAGCCCGAGGTGATCGACATCGAATTTGTGCAGGGCGATCCCGTGTCCATCAACGGGGAAAACCTGACGCCCGCCAACCTGCTCGCGTCCCTGAACCGCCTGGGGGGGAAGCACGGCATCGGCAGAATCGACATCGTCGAGAACCGCTTTGTCGGCATGAAGTCGAGAGGTGTTTATGAAACGCCCGGAGGCACTATCTTGAGGGTTGCCCACATGGCCGTGGAGTCCATCACACTGGACCGCGAGGTGATGCACCTGCGCGACGGCCTGATTCCCAAATACGCCGAACTTATCTACAACGGTTTCTGGTTTTCACCGGAGATGCGTTTACTGCAGACCATGATCGACGAAACGCAGAAGAATGTCAGCGGAACCGCCAGAGTGGAGCTTTACAAGGGCAGCTGCCGGGTTTTGGGCAGGAAGTCGGACAACTCGCTTTACCGCGAAGATTTCGCCACATTTGAGGACGACGACGTCTACAGCCAGAAGGATGCTGAGGGTTTTATCCGGTTGAATGCGTTGAGGCTTAGAATCCAGAAACTGATTGCGAATTCGAAAGGGTAGGATCAACATGGCCGAGAAACCATGGGATGGCAGGTTTTCAGAAAAAACCCACAAAATTGTCGAGGCCTTTACCGCCTCCATCGATGTGGATAAAAGGCTTTATGTTTACGACATCGAAGGCAGTATCGCCCACCTCAAGACTCTGGAAAAAGCCGGCATCATTACCGAGGAGGAAGCTTCCACGCTGATCCAGGGATTGGTGGCGATCAAGCGGGAAATCGATCACGGGCGCTTCGAATTCGATGACAGCCTGGAAGATATTCACATGCACATCGAAGCGCGGCTGTTGCAGGAGGTGGGCAAAGTCGCCCAGAAACTGCACACTGCCAGAAGCCGTAACGATCAGGTGGCTCTGGATGTGAGAATGTACCTGCGAGAGAGTGTCGCCGATTTGATCGAAAATATCACCGGTCTGAAACGGGCGCTGCTGGCTCTGGCCAAAGCCAATCTGGATGTGGTGATGCCCGGTTATACGCATCTCCAGCCGGCTCAGCCGGTTCTGTTTTCCCACCACCTCATGGCTTATTATGAGATGTTCAAACGCGACGGCCAGCGCCTGGTCGACTGCCTCGGCCGCATCAACGTCATGCCCCTGGGTACAGCCGCCCTGGCCGGCACGACCTACCCCATCGATCGCCATTTCACGGCCGAGCTTCTGAATTTTCCGGAAGTTTCCGCCAACAGCATGGACAGTGTGGCGGACCGGGATTTCATCATGGAGTTTCTTGCTGCCGCCAGTATCTGTATGGTTCATTTCAGCCGTTTGTCCGAGGAGCTGATTCTGTGGTCCTCGGCGGAGTTCGGTTTCATCGAGATCCCAGATGCCTTCGCCACCGGAAGCAGCATCATGCCCCAAAAGAAAAACCCGGATGTCCCCGAGCTGGTGCGGGGAAAAACCGGCACGGTGTTCGGAGACCTCATCAGCGTACTGACCATGGTGAAATCGCTTCCCATGGCCTACAACCGTGACCTCCAGGAAGACAAGCGCCCTCTCTTCAGGGCGGTGGACACGCTGACCGCATGCGTGGGCGTATACACGGCCATGCTGCCCCGCCTGACCGTCAAGCGTGAAGTCATGCGGGCGGCGGCATCCCGTGGCTATTTGAATGCAACCGATATGGCGGACTATCTGGTGACGAAGGGCATGCCTTTTCGGAAAGCCCACGAATGTGTGGGGCAAAGCGTCGGTTATGCCTTGGGCCAGGGCAAGGAACTGCACGAACTCACGCTGACCGAGCTGCAGCAATTTTCCTCTCTGATAACAGAGGACATTTTCGACTTTTTGTCCATCGAGACGATGATCGATCGCCGGCGCTCATTCGGCGGCACGGCCACCGAAAACGTGGCTGCGGCCATTGCAGCAGGGGAAAAGGAACTCGATGGACAAGAGCCGTGAACTTTCTCCGGCCCGAGGTGAGCGGTTCAAATTTTAAGAATGGTAAAATATTTTCAATAGATCTCACTGATCTGGGCACATGATGGTTCGGCTACAAACAATATACGGTAATACCTGGCTGGCTTTTTCTGTTTCCATCTTCTTGCTGCTGTGCGCTTGCGGCGTAAAGGCACCACCGGTTCCGCAGGCCTACCGTCCTCCGGAAGCGGTCGAGGACCTTGCGTACGCCATCAGTAAAGACGGCATCGTGGCGCTTTCGTGGAGCCTGCCGGAAACCGGGTCCAAACAGGCGGGCAAGGCGGAAAGGGTTAAGATATTCAGGGCCAGGGAATCCCTGGAGAATCCAGCGTGCGAGAACTGTCCCTTAAGATTCCGCATGATAAAAAAGCTTTCCCTTGAAAAAGACAAGCTGATATTTCGCGAGACCCTGGAGAAGGGGTACCGCTACCACTACAAGCTCGTGATCCTCGATGACGACAATCGGGAAAGCGGCGATTCCAATGTCGTCAGCTTTGAGTATCGGTAGGTGTAGGGTATGAGGTATACAGTTCACGGTATACGGTTTAAGGTTTAAGGCTCAGGGAACAGGGTTCACGCCTTACGTTTCACGTTTTACGTTTTACGATGCACGGTGCCGGAGGGCAAGCGAGTCAGTAGAAAAGAAGGCGAGCCATAGGAGAGATATGCATCATTTCCACTATAAACAGGACGAACTTTATTGTGAGAACGTTCCGGTAAAGGCGATCGCCGAGCGGGCGGGCACGCCATTCTACCTTTACAGCCATGCGACGCTGGTGAGGCACTTCAAAGCCTTTGACGGAGCCTTTGACGGTGTGCAGCGACTGGTGTGCTTTTCGGCCAAAGCCAATTCGAACATGGCCATCCTGAAGCTCTTTGCCGGCCTCGGCAGCGGGTTGGACATTGTTTCCGGCGGCGAGTTGTTCAGGGGGCTCAAGGCCGGCTTTGCACCGGACCGTGTGGTCTACTCGGGTGTGGGCAAGCGGGTGGATGAAATCGATTTTGCCCTTGAAGAGGGCATCCTGATGTTCAATGTCGAATCCCTGGAGGAGTTGACGCTCATCGATCAGCGCGCCGGCGCTCTGGGCAGAACGGCGCCCGTGGCTATTCGCGTCAATCCCGACGTGGATCCAAAAACCCATCCTTACATCTCCACGGGTTTGAAGAAGAACAAGTTTGGCATCGGCATGGAAAGCGCCATCGAGGCCTACAAAATCGCCAATGCAATGAAGCATGTCAGGGTGATGGGCATCGACTGCCACATCGGTTCCCAAATTTCTGAAGCCGGGCCGTTTGAGGACGCCCTGCAGAACCTCATGGGGCTGATGGATGTGCTGGCTTCGCTGGACATCCATATCGATTGCCTCGACATGGGGGGCGGACTCGGGATTACCTACAACGAGGAAACACCACCCGGTCCGGACGAATATGCGGAAGCCATTGTCAAAACGGCCAGGGAAAGATCCTTGAAACTGATCCTCGAGCCGGGACGGGTCATTGTGGGCAACGCGGGCATACTCGTCACCAAGGTGCTTTACCGAAAATCGGGCATGAGTAAAGAGTTTGTCATTGCCGATGCCGGCATGAACGACCTTTTGCGGCCGTCGCTGTACGGGGCTTTCCACGCCGTACGACCGGTGATGCGGGCCAACGACGGTATGATCAGAGCCGATCTTGTGGGCCCCATCTGCGAGTCGGGCGACTTCTTGGCCAGTGACCGGGAAATGGCGGACGTCGCCGCAGGCGACCTTCTGGCGGTTATGAGCGCAGGGGCTTATGCATACACCATGGCGTCCAACTACTGCTCGCGGCTGAAGGTACCCGAAGTCATGGTAAGGGAAGGGGAGTTCCACGTGGTCAGGGAACGGCAGACGTATGAGGACCTGATCAGGGGAGAGTCGCTGCCGCCGTTTTTGGACAAGGTCTAGCCGGTGGCTGGCTGGCCGAAGGCAGGGGGGCAGAAGACAAAGGCCTTGAACCGCCAAGGCGCAAAGGTCGCGAAAATTTACTGAAATCTTGATTGCCTTATTCTGCCTGAAGCACAGCACCAAACACAAAAGACCAAACACCAAACACCAAACAAAAAACACACAATCCGTAGGACAGAAAAAATAGCATGCCGAATATGAACGACACCATTCCTTTCTACAAAATGAGCGGCAGCGGAAACGATTTCATCGTTATCGACAACCGGCAGCCGAAATTCGACGAGGCCGACCTGGCGAAACTGATCATCGGCGCGTGCCGGAGAAAAATGTCCGTGGGCGCCGACGGGTTGATCCTCGTGGAGAATACCGACAAGGCCGACTTCAAGTGGCGGTTCTACAATTCCGACGGCAGCCGTGCGGAAATGTGCGGCAACGGCGCCCGCTGTGTGAGCCGTTTCGCAAACCTCACGGGAATTGCCGGGAAGAAGCTTTCCTTCCTGACAGATGTGGGGGTGGTGTCCGCAGTCGTGTCCGGAGATAAGGTCAAGATCAAGATGACCGATCCCACCGATTTAAGGGAGGAGGCCTCCCTCGAGTTGGGGGGCGTCGTTTTTGATTACCGCTTCATCAACACCGGTGTGCCCCATGCGGTGTTTGAAGTGGAGGATCTCGAGGGGCTGGATGTGGTGGCGGTTGGCAGGAAGGTTCGGCACCATCCGGCGTTTGCGCCCGATGGAACCAATGCCAATTTCATCCGCAGGAACGCAGACGGCCATCTGAGCATCCGTACTTACGAGCGCGGCGTCGAAGACGAGACCCTGGCTTGCGGCACCGGCAACGTGGCGGCTGCTCTGATCACCGCCCTCAGGCACGACAGGGAGCCCCCTGTCAAACTGCTGACGCGCAGCGGAGAGTGCCTGACCATCCATTTCGAGAGAAACGGCAATCGGTTCACCAACGTGTTCATGGAAGGAGGCGCCCGGGTTATCTACACCGGCGAACTCTGCCGGGAGGCGTGGGAGTAAGGTCTACCCCAAGGTTGCATTGAAAAAAAAGATGTTCATTGTAAAACTCAGAAAGAGCTTCCATCACGAAATCGCGAAAGGATGAAACCACGAAATAATATCATGCAGATTTCGCGCTTTTAATATTTCGTGTTTTCGTGATCCAATCTTTCTCAACTGATTAGGGACGGTGACGTTTTTTCTTGAGTACACATGCGGTTATCATATCTACCGGGTCCAACCTCGGTGACAAGGAGGGCAACTGCCGCAAGGGCATCGAGTCCCTCGCCGGCCACCCCGGCAACACTCTGGTGAAGGCGTCGCCCTTTTACCGCACGAGCCCGGTGGACTACCTCGACCAGGACTGGTTTGTCAACGCCGCCGTTAAAATCGAGACCGGCCTCGAACCCACGGATCTGCTTGCGCTCCTACAGAAGATCCAGGCCGAAGCCGGCCGCACCAAGGGCGGTATCCGCTTCGGCCCGCGTGAACTGGATCTGGATATCATCTTTTACGATCGGCTTGTCATGAAGACGCCGGCACTCGAAATCCCCCATCCGCGCATGCACAAAAGGCGCTTTGTATTGCAGCCCATTTGTGATATAGATCCGGAAATCGTGCACCCTTTGCTGAATATATCCGTGAAATCGTTACTGAATCAGCTTGAGGACATGGGGCAGGAGGTTTTTCTACTCTAAATGAAATTATTGATCATACTCTTGATCGGTTATTTAGCGTACCGGTCCCTGAAGTCCTGGATGCTGAACAGCATACAACGGCAATCCATGCAGGGGGAATCCACCGGAAGGCCTGCCGGAGAGATTGAC from Deltaproteobacteria bacterium encodes:
- the hslU gene encoding ATP-dependent protease ATPase subunit HslU codes for the protein MTTTMKPSEIVNALDKYIIGQDKAKKSVAIALRNRWRRQHVDEDLRDEIAPKNIILIGPTGVGKTEIARRLSKLTDSPFSKVEASKFTEVGYVGRDVESMVRDLVELTVNDVRQREQEAVRKKAEQNAEERMLDLLLPKPGASREALDRDGAAQGGTVVVDGVATREKLREMLRKGRLDDRFVDLDITEKSMPMVEIFSNTGMEEMGINLKDMLGNLMPRNKKRRKVRVREAMKTLIEEEAQNLVEMDRVVQLAIEKVEEAGIIFLDEIDKIAGKDNRSGPDVSREGVQRDLLPIVEGSTVTTKYGPVRTDHILFIGAGAFHTVKPSDLIPELQGRFPIRVELDSLGSAEFHRILTEPRNALLLQYMALLRTEGVEIVFEDEAVADIASTAEEVNNLTENIGARRLHTLMEKLLEDILFEAPDFAGNPDLSHATVQEGRKIVIGAAYVQEKLKDIKGDEDLSRYIL
- the argB gene encoding acetylglutamate kinase, which gives rise to MDTPNVADILIEALPYIRRFSGMTIVVKYGGHAMVDEQLKEDFARDITLLKFVGLNPVVVHGGGPQINQVLDQMGISSTFVKGMRLTDEPTMDVVEMVLGGKVNKSIVAQINSQGGKAVGLSGKDGGLIQAEKLKILFHEDEDKPPEIIDPGLVGDVTSVNPEIIHTLTSRGFIPIIAPVGAGSSGETFNINADVVAGKLAAALSAGRLILITDVDGLLDATGRLVSTLDGVRAKQMIADKSISGGMIPKMECALEALAHGIQKVQMINGKRRHALLLELFTDSGIGTEVIP
- a CDS encoding acetylornithine transaminase: MNSDKTIKTADSVIAATYKRFPLVFSKGQGATLWNPEGRAYTDFIAGIAVCNLGHAHPAVAEALARQAEQLLHVSNLYYTVPQTQLAAWLVAHSFADRVFFCNSGAEANEAAIKLCRKYFSDKGQPERFRIIAMERSFHGRTMATLSATGQDKIKKGFDPVLEGFDFVPYNDIEALKAKLGKATAAVLLEPIQGEGGVRCPAPGYLGAVRELCDANGCLMVLDEVQTGMGRTGRLFAHEHYDTAPDVMTLAKALGNGLPIGAMLASEKVAAAFGAGAHATTFGGTPIVTAASLAVVTTMEREGIVERCRERGRYFKAKLERLAETHGVVEDVRGEGLLLGMKLNGDGDAVVNGCMEKGFLINCIQGSILRFAPPLIIEESEIDGLIACLDEILESV
- a CDS encoding argininosuccinate synthase, producing MRKENVVSKEINKVVLAYSGGLDTSVILKWLIEQYQCEVVTFSADIGQDDDMEQIRKNAEKTGASNIYIDDLKEEFVRDYVFPAFRANAIYEGQYLLGTSIARPLIAKRQIEIAAVEKADGVSHGATGKGNDQVRFELGYLAIDPHIKIIAPWREWDLNSRTVLMEFARKHGIAVPTTHKKPYSTDGNLLHKSYEGGVLEDPWANAPDDIYTLSVSPQEAPDQPEVIDIEFVQGDPVSINGENLTPANLLASLNRLGGKHGIGRIDIVENRFVGMKSRGVYETPGGTILRVAHMAVESITLDREVMHLRDGLIPKYAELIYNGFWFSPEMRLLQTMIDETQKNVSGTARVELYKGSCRVLGRKSDNSLYREDFATFEDDDVYSQKDAEGFIRLNALRLRIQKLIANSKG
- the argH gene encoding argininosuccinate lyase; protein product: MAEKPWDGRFSEKTHKIVEAFTASIDVDKRLYVYDIEGSIAHLKTLEKAGIITEEEASTLIQGLVAIKREIDHGRFEFDDSLEDIHMHIEARLLQEVGKVAQKLHTARSRNDQVALDVRMYLRESVADLIENITGLKRALLALAKANLDVVMPGYTHLQPAQPVLFSHHLMAYYEMFKRDGQRLVDCLGRINVMPLGTAALAGTTYPIDRHFTAELLNFPEVSANSMDSVADRDFIMEFLAAASICMVHFSRLSEELILWSSAEFGFIEIPDAFATGSSIMPQKKNPDVPELVRGKTGTVFGDLISVLTMVKSLPMAYNRDLQEDKRPLFRAVDTLTACVGVYTAMLPRLTVKREVMRAAASRGYLNATDMADYLVTKGMPFRKAHECVGQSVGYALGQGKELHELTLTELQQFSSLITEDIFDFLSIETMIDRRRSFGGTATENVAAAIAAGEKELDGQEP
- the lysA gene encoding diaminopimelate decarboxylase produces the protein MHHFHYKQDELYCENVPVKAIAERAGTPFYLYSHATLVRHFKAFDGAFDGVQRLVCFSAKANSNMAILKLFAGLGSGLDIVSGGELFRGLKAGFAPDRVVYSGVGKRVDEIDFALEEGILMFNVESLEELTLIDQRAGALGRTAPVAIRVNPDVDPKTHPYISTGLKKNKFGIGMESAIEAYKIANAMKHVRVMGIDCHIGSQISEAGPFEDALQNLMGLMDVLASLDIHIDCLDMGGGLGITYNEETPPGPDEYAEAIVKTARERSLKLILEPGRVIVGNAGILVTKVLYRKSGMSKEFVIADAGMNDLLRPSLYGAFHAVRPVMRANDGMIRADLVGPICESGDFLASDREMADVAAGDLLAVMSAGAYAYTMASNYCSRLKVPEVMVREGEFHVVRERQTYEDLIRGESLPPFLDKV
- the dapF gene encoding diaminopimelate epimerase: MNDTIPFYKMSGSGNDFIVIDNRQPKFDEADLAKLIIGACRRKMSVGADGLILVENTDKADFKWRFYNSDGSRAEMCGNGARCVSRFANLTGIAGKKLSFLTDVGVVSAVVSGDKVKIKMTDPTDLREEASLELGGVVFDYRFINTGVPHAVFEVEDLEGLDVVAVGRKVRHHPAFAPDGTNANFIRRNADGHLSIRTYERGVEDETLACGTGNVAAALITALRHDREPPVKLLTRSGECLTIHFERNGNRFTNVFMEGGARVIYTGELCREAWE
- the folK gene encoding 2-amino-4-hydroxy-6-hydroxymethyldihydropteridine diphosphokinase translates to MSTHAVIISTGSNLGDKEGNCRKGIESLAGHPGNTLVKASPFYRTSPVDYLDQDWFVNAAVKIETGLEPTDLLALLQKIQAEAGRTKGGIRFGPRELDLDIIFYDRLVMKTPALEIPHPRMHKRRFVLQPICDIDPEIVHPLLNISVKSLLNQLEDMGQEVFLL